A section of the Candidatus Moraniibacteriota bacterium genome encodes:
- the pyk gene encoding pyruvate kinase — protein MKHTKIIATLGPVSGNKEMIGAMAQAGANVFRLNFSHGDFDWRRTVIKAIREVSAETQNPLAILADLQGPRIRTEVMFPIDVKKGFALRVCELAERIRFGAEEPVVALDTPGVLGKVAVGHRLLIDDGIIGLTVTNVGTGFVEVQAENDGTIKNRKGVILPDTPLDLPILSKKDKEDLAFILEEGVEYLGLSFVGSVADIESVKREMDSIVGSVVRKPLICSKIERKVALEHLDDIIRASDAVMVARGDLGIEMPSSEIAILQKQIIAASLREARPVIVATQMMQSMVSNPRPTRAEVSDVSNAVIDHADAVMLSEETAAGKYPVETIATMREIIEKTEESPFDDLYQTLDLNLKTEYAVMIRSVYELAQSFRVKAVLVLSVSGFTARLLSHFRPDARLLVATNSMETWRELALVWGVEPYLFPDDQKLETLIERFITSLKTQAVLVPDDQVAVFYGRTPEQTTMKLVGIRTVH, from the coding sequence ATGAAGCATACAAAAATCATCGCGACGCTGGGACCGGTTTCTGGGAACAAGGAGATGATTGGCGCGATGGCGCAGGCGGGAGCGAACGTCTTCCGTCTGAATTTCTCACATGGCGATTTTGATTGGCGACGTACCGTCATCAAGGCGATTCGTGAAGTTTCGGCGGAAACACAGAACCCACTCGCCATCCTGGCTGATCTGCAGGGGCCGCGCATCCGGACTGAAGTTATGTTTCCGATTGACGTGAAGAAGGGGTTTGCGCTGCGGGTCTGCGAACTCGCCGAACGGATCCGTTTCGGTGCCGAGGAGCCAGTCGTCGCACTCGATACGCCTGGCGTGTTGGGCAAAGTCGCGGTCGGACACCGGCTCCTCATCGATGACGGGATCATCGGACTTACCGTCACGAACGTCGGTACGGGTTTCGTCGAGGTGCAAGCCGAAAATGATGGGACGATCAAAAATCGCAAAGGGGTCATCCTCCCAGATACACCGCTCGACCTCCCCATTCTCTCGAAGAAAGACAAAGAAGATCTCGCCTTCATCCTCGAGGAGGGAGTGGAGTATCTCGGGCTGTCATTTGTCGGATCGGTCGCGGATATTGAGTCTGTGAAGCGTGAGATGGACTCGATCGTCGGATCAGTAGTGCGCAAGCCACTCATCTGTTCCAAGATCGAACGCAAAGTCGCGCTCGAGCATCTCGACGATATCATCCGGGCGAGTGATGCGGTGATGGTGGCGCGCGGCGACCTGGGGATCGAGATGCCGTCGAGTGAGATCGCGATTCTCCAGAAACAGATCATCGCTGCGAGTCTCCGCGAGGCCCGGCCGGTCATCGTCGCGACTCAGATGATGCAGAGTATGGTATCGAATCCGCGGCCGACCCGAGCCGAAGTCTCGGATGTCTCGAACGCCGTCATCGATCACGCCGATGCCGTGATGCTCTCGGAAGAAACCGCTGCCGGCAAGTACCCGGTCGAGACAATTGCGACCATGAGGGAAATCATCGAGAAAACGGAAGAGTCGCCCTTTGATGACCTATACCAGACACTTGATCTGAACCTGAAGACGGAATACGCGGTGATGATCCGAAGTGTGTATGAATTGGCGCAGAGCTTCCGTGTGAAGGCAGTCCTCGTCCTTTCAGTGAGTGGTTTCACTGCCCGGCTCCTCTCGCATTTCCGGCCGGATGCGCGGCTCCTCGTCGCGACGAACTCGATGGAAACGTGGCGTGAGCTGGCGCTCGTTTGGGGCGTGGAGCCATACCTCTTTCCTGACGACCAAAAACTAGAAACTCTTATAGAGCGTTTTATCACGAGCTTGAAAACGCAAGCTGTGCTCGTGCCGGATGATCAAGTCGCCGTCTTTTATGGCCGGACGCCCGAGCAGACGACTATGAAGCTTGTCGGTATCCGGACGGTGCACTGA
- a CDS encoding MFS transporter translates to MQFFLPTKRKALKKQKANVALRILLITDGLVVFSAAMLGPIYALFVQGIGGDILDTGLAAGVFTATAGIVVFLSGRFSDRIRESELIVAAGYAIMGLGFFSYAWVHTVVQLLIVQVIIGFGQALCSPSFDALYSKHLDPERSGSQWGTWESMNYFAVAFGALAGSAVVSLFGFPALFIAMGCFAFTSALYIYFLPRKVL, encoded by the coding sequence ATGCAATTTTTTCTGCCGACGAAGAGAAAGGCGTTGAAAAAACAGAAGGCAAACGTCGCGCTACGTATCCTGCTCATCACGGATGGCTTGGTAGTTTTCTCAGCTGCGATGCTCGGACCGATCTATGCACTCTTCGTCCAGGGCATCGGTGGCGATATCCTCGATACCGGACTCGCTGCGGGCGTTTTCACGGCCACCGCTGGTATCGTTGTTTTTCTCTCAGGCCGTTTCAGCGACCGGATCAGGGAGAGTGAGCTCATCGTCGCTGCCGGCTACGCTATCATGGGGCTTGGCTTCTTCTCCTATGCCTGGGTGCACACAGTCGTCCAGTTACTCATCGTCCAGGTGATCATTGGCTTTGGTCAGGCGCTGTGCTCACCTTCGTTTGATGCGCTGTATTCGAAACACCTCGATCCCGAACGTTCGGGTTCGCAGTGGGGGACATGGGAATCGATGAATTATTTCGCCGTCGCGTTTGGGGCGCTCGCCGGGAGCGCGGTGGTCAGCCTCTTTGGCTTCCCTGCACTTTTCATCGCGATGGGCTGCTTCGCCTTCACGAGCGCTCTCTACATCTATTTCCTCCCCCGGAAAGTGCTTTAA
- a CDS encoding DUF4145 domain-containing protein — protein MEEQKITLGKTTGKLIKIPCIQCDQKTNHQVLSSVYSIWNDRDISWDSHFEIVKCMGCDFISFRSASTFSEDIETDPDTGEAIYPITEELYPNRIMGKRAMKEAYLLPYPLAPIYKEVYDAMCRNSRILASTGIRILVEAICKAEGAKGADLEKKIDDLVKRGILTADNAETLHSTRLLGNRSAHEGEQSTAEEIGVAMDIVENLMHRVYVIPVKASKLPHRKISK, from the coding sequence ATGGAAGAACAAAAGATTACATTAGGTAAAACTACGGGGAAACTAATTAAAATCCCCTGTATTCAATGTGACCAAAAGACAAATCATCAGGTCCTTTCGTCTGTATATAGCATTTGGAATGATAGAGATATATCGTGGGATTCTCATTTTGAAATAGTAAAGTGTATGGGATGTGATTTTATCTCATTTCGTTCAGCCTCCACTTTTTCTGAGGATATAGAGACTGACCCCGATACAGGAGAAGCTATTTACCCTATAACGGAAGAGTTGTACCCAAATCGTATTATGGGTAAGAGAGCAATGAAAGAAGCGTACTTACTCCCTTATCCTTTGGCCCCAATTTATAAAGAGGTTTATGATGCGATGTGTAGAAACTCTCGAATTCTTGCAAGTACCGGCATTCGAATTTTAGTGGAAGCGATTTGTAAAGCAGAAGGAGCAAAAGGAGCAGACCTAGAAAAGAAAATAGATGATTTAGTAAAAAGGGGTATATTAACAGCAGATAATGCAGAGACATTACACAGTACTCGTTTGCTTGGGAATAGATCTGCTCATGAAGGAGAGCAGTCAACAGCAGAGGAAATAGGTGTTGCTATGGATATTGTAGAGAATTTGATGCATAGAGTTTATGTTATACCTGTAAAAGCATCAAAATTACCACATCGAAAAATTTCTAAGTAG
- the mscL gene encoding large conductance mechanosensitive channel protein MscL has protein sequence MLKEFKQFLLRGNVVDLAVGVVVGAAFGTIVTALVSDLLTPLIAAIVQVPDFGGLSFTLNGSEFKYGHFLNALISFILVAGAVFFFVVKPMNLLITKARQEPSADPTTKKCRECLSEIPIEAKRCSHCTQVVA, from the coding sequence ATGCTGAAGGAATTCAAACAATTTTTGCTCAGAGGAAATGTCGTCGATCTGGCCGTCGGTGTCGTCGTCGGTGCGGCCTTCGGAACGATCGTCACGGCTCTGGTCAGCGATCTCCTCACGCCGCTCATCGCTGCGATCGTCCAGGTGCCTGATTTCGGGGGACTGTCGTTTACGCTGAATGGCAGCGAGTTCAAGTATGGCCATTTCCTGAATGCCCTCATCTCGTTCATCCTCGTTGCGGGTGCAGTCTTTTTCTTTGTCGTGAAGCCGATGAATCTGCTCATCACCAAAGCCCGCCAGGAACCATCCGCTGACCCAACGACCAAGAAGTGTCGGGAATGCCTGAGCGAGATACCGATCGAAGCGAAGCGCTGCTCGCACTGTACCCAGGTCGTCGCCTGA
- a CDS encoding PAS domain S-box protein, which produces MRTRPKVLLSVSAALFILFLFLYLFLSNLISKNYADFERGIVREDTVRVRDALESRRDDLYTKLGDWAQWDDTYEFIGDGNQDYIDSNLQNSAFEILKVNLIAISDNDGNILFSKNVIAEEAQPFPESLAELVKSHVYFTDSQEDIAHQGVLALPEGTVMFASRPVTTSDGLAEPHGRILFGYFLDDEDRDALSVLTHLNIEIQRYDRAVADPTRSSIIDGLSREDFFVPRVESTAASIAGYTTVPDAHTGEPALLLGAKIPRDIYAQGQASNHLFLWTMAVAGVIITLVVLGLFELTVLRKLSRLERGVIRIRDGGESRGLIDFPDSRDEFRSLAEEMNRSLTSLYQTESRLEEQRNELKKFQLAAEKSYNHLIITDENGIVMYANPAASLNTGYSNAEMMGGKPSLWGKQMPREVYEDMWRTIKTEKKSYSGELLNRRKDGTKYLVSASITPILDDDGQVRYFVGIERDITEERAQRERDRENMQQLESVNGRLASEKARAEGILRYLRSIAEGVFATDRRGMIVFVNDAAAAMIGKTPSDLLGEQSIDFFKFYIGSGKEATRILPSADALKLGHPRPFPREAFLALSESSTLPISGSYAPIVEAEHISGTIIVFHDITKQHELEKMKENFLSIAAHQLRTPLGSMRWTMELLMNGDLGKVPKSAHVALTQLYDNSSRMLTIVKDLLNVSKIEQGRTQEAFAKTDIVNLVGEVVKAMSGAAKKKGQRLSLEKPKANIPELVVTQKHLFEAIENLISNAVRYNRERGSVVVEVRQDKNFVTVSVTDTGIGIPKTDQAKIFSKFYRASNAVSHYTDGSGLGLAVVKSYVEENGGSVSFESEENVGTTFIVHLPIEPKNPIISTSKF; this is translated from the coding sequence ATGCGCACGAGGCCCAAGGTACTTCTTTCTGTTTCCGCCGCTTTGTTTATCTTGTTCCTTTTTCTCTATCTTTTTCTCTCGAATTTGATCTCGAAAAACTACGCTGATTTTGAGCGGGGAATCGTGAGAGAAGACACGGTGCGGGTACGTGATGCGCTCGAGAGTCGGCGCGATGACTTGTATACCAAACTCGGTGACTGGGCCCAATGGGATGATACCTACGAATTTATCGGCGATGGCAATCAAGACTATATTGACTCGAACCTTCAAAATAGCGCTTTCGAAATTCTGAAGGTGAATCTGATTGCGATCAGTGACAATGACGGGAATATACTGTTCTCGAAGAACGTGATCGCCGAAGAGGCACAGCCTTTTCCTGAGTCGTTGGCGGAGCTTGTAAAATCACATGTGTACTTCACCGATTCTCAGGAGGACATAGCCCACCAGGGGGTGCTCGCGCTTCCGGAGGGGACGGTCATGTTTGCCTCGCGACCGGTCACGACCAGTGACGGCCTCGCAGAACCACACGGCCGGATTTTGTTTGGATACTTCCTCGATGACGAAGACCGGGATGCGCTCTCAGTCCTGACCCACCTCAATATCGAGATACAGCGATATGATCGTGCGGTCGCCGATCCAACACGCAGCTCAATCATCGACGGACTGAGCCGGGAGGACTTCTTTGTCCCCAGAGTGGAAAGTACCGCCGCATCGATCGCGGGTTACACTACCGTGCCGGATGCGCACACCGGTGAGCCAGCACTACTCTTGGGAGCCAAGATCCCGAGAGATATCTATGCTCAGGGACAAGCGAGCAATCATCTCTTCCTCTGGACCATGGCCGTGGCAGGAGTGATCATCACTTTGGTCGTGTTGGGCCTCTTTGAGCTTACCGTGTTGCGCAAACTCTCACGACTCGAGCGCGGTGTGATCCGGATCCGGGACGGCGGTGAGAGTCGAGGGCTCATAGACTTTCCTGATTCGCGCGATGAATTCCGCTCACTTGCCGAGGAGATGAATCGCAGCCTCACCTCGCTCTACCAGACGGAATCTCGGCTCGAGGAGCAGCGGAATGAATTGAAGAAGTTTCAGCTGGCGGCGGAAAAAAGCTATAACCACCTGATTATCACCGACGAGAATGGCATCGTCATGTACGCGAATCCGGCGGCGAGTCTGAATACCGGCTATTCAAACGCGGAAATGATGGGGGGCAAACCCTCGCTCTGGGGCAAGCAGATGCCGAGAGAGGTTTACGAGGATATGTGGCGGACGATCAAGACAGAAAAGAAAAGCTATTCCGGTGAGCTTCTCAACCGACGAAAAGATGGGACGAAATACCTCGTGTCTGCCAGCATCACTCCGATACTCGACGATGACGGACAGGTGCGGTACTTCGTCGGTATCGAACGCGATATCACGGAGGAACGTGCCCAGCGGGAACGTGATCGCGAGAATATGCAGCAGCTCGAGAGTGTCAATGGCCGGCTCGCTTCGGAAAAGGCCCGGGCCGAAGGAATACTCCGCTACCTCCGTTCCATCGCTGAGGGTGTCTTTGCGACTGACCGTCGCGGTATGATCGTGTTTGTGAATGATGCAGCGGCAGCCATGATTGGCAAGACGCCATCCGATCTCCTGGGGGAACAGTCGATTGATTTCTTCAAGTTTTATATTGGCAGTGGGAAAGAGGCGACGCGAATATTGCCATCAGCGGACGCCCTGAAACTCGGTCACCCCCGACCCTTTCCCCGGGAGGCTTTCCTCGCTCTGTCCGAAAGTTCGACCCTGCCTATCTCAGGGAGTTATGCGCCGATTGTCGAGGCGGAGCATATCTCGGGGACGATCATCGTCTTCCATGACATCACGAAACAGCATGAATTAGAAAAGATGAAGGAGAACTTCCTTTCGATCGCTGCTCACCAGCTGCGCACACCACTCGGGAGTATGCGCTGGACGATGGAGTTGCTCATGAACGGCGATCTCGGGAAGGTACCAAAGAGTGCGCATGTGGCACTCACCCAGCTGTACGACAACAGCAGTCGTATGCTGACTATCGTGAAGGATCTCCTCAATGTCTCCAAGATAGAGCAGGGGCGGACGCAGGAAGCGTTTGCCAAGACCGATATCGTAAACCTCGTGGGTGAGGTCGTGAAGGCAATGTCTGGGGCAGCCAAGAAAAAGGGGCAGCGCCTCAGCCTCGAGAAACCGAAGGCGAACATCCCTGAGCTGGTCGTGACTCAGAAGCATCTTTTCGAGGCGATTGAGAATCTTATCTCAAACGCCGTCCGTTACAACCGGGAGAGGGGGAGCGTCGTGGTTGAAGTCCGGCAGGATAAGAATTTCGTCACCGTCTCAGTCACCGATACGGGTATCGGTATCCCAAAGACCGACCAGGCGAAAATATTCAGCAAGTTTTATCGAGCGTCGAATGCCGTGAGCCACTACACCGATGGCAGCGGCCTCGGCCTCGCTGTGGTAAAATCCTATGTAGAAGAAAATGGTGGCAGCGTTTCGTTTGAGAGCGAGGAGAATGTGGGGACGACCTTCATCGTTCACTTGCCCATCGAACCAAAAAATCCGATAATTTCCACTTCAAAATTCTAG
- a CDS encoding response regulator, with product MADKSYVLIVEDDPFYSSVYKAKVEKEGIRAQIVSDGGAALKAIRAEKPTLVVLDLIMAGKDGFQTLAELKADAATKDVKVIVLSNLSQEEDVKRVLELGAAEYHIKADISIEALMQIIKGHMA from the coding sequence ATGGCCGATAAAAGCTATGTTCTCATCGTTGAAGATGACCCGTTTTACTCGAGCGTGTACAAAGCAAAGGTAGAGAAGGAGGGAATCCGAGCGCAGATTGTGAGCGATGGCGGCGCGGCGCTCAAGGCGATCCGCGCGGAAAAGCCGACTCTCGTCGTGCTGGACCTCATCATGGCGGGTAAAGACGGTTTTCAGACGCTCGCCGAATTGAAGGCGGATGCGGCGACCAAGGACGTCAAGGTCATCGTCCTCTCCAATCTGAGCCAGGAGGAAGATGTCAAACGTGTACTCGAACTCGGCGCGGCTGAATACCACATCAAGGCGGACATCTCCATCGAAGCACTCATGCAGATAATCAAGGGCCACATGGCCTAG